In one Populus nigra chromosome 12, ddPopNigr1.1, whole genome shotgun sequence genomic region, the following are encoded:
- the LOC133670258 gene encoding external alternative NAD(P)H-ubiquinone oxidoreductase B1, mitochondrial, whose amino-acid sequence MTIMSFINRASRALHGYPASSKLLVLFTLSSGGLVAYADSQSETAAPAAELNQNEWKKKRVVVLGTGWAGTSFLKDLDVSSYDVQVVSPRNYFAFTPLLPSVTCGTVEARSIVEPVRNIIKKRNGEIQFFEAECVKIDAAKNKVFCKSHFENNVIGAEDFSLEYDYLVVAIGAQVNTFNTPGVMENCHFLKELEDAQKLRRSVIDCFEKASIPGLTEEERRTNLHFVVVGGGPTGVEFAAELHDFIQEDLVNVYPMVKDLVKITLIQSGDHILNMFDERISTFAEKKFQRDCIEVQTGCRVLNVSDKEITMKVKSKGEITSIPHGLVVWSTGISTRPVVKDFMEQIGQANRRVLATNEWLRVKECENVYALGDCATIDQRKIMEDIASIFKAADKDNSGTLTVQEFQDVVDDILVRYPQLELYLKNKHLRDVKDLMKDPEGKDIKEVDIEGFKLALAQVDSQAKSLPATAQVAAQQGAYLSRCFNRREHCKDNPEGPRRFVGSGRHAFVPFRYKHLGQFAPLGGEQAAAELPGDWVSIGRSTQWLWYSVYASKQVSWRTRVLLVSDWTRRFVFGRDSSRI is encoded by the exons ATGACGATTATGTCCTTCATCAACAGAGCTTCAAGAGCTCTCCATGGCTATCCTGCTTCTTCTAAGCTTCTTGTTCTCTTCACTCTCAG TAGTGGAGGTCTAGTGGCATATGCTGATTCGCAATCAGAAACGGCTGCGCCTGCTGCTGAGCTTAATCAGAATgagtggaagaagaagagagtggTGGTTCTGGGAACAGGGTGGGCGGGTACTAGTTTCCTTAAAGATCTGGATGTTTCTTCATATGACGTTCAGGTTGTTTCACCCCGCAATTATTTTGCATTCACCCCTCTGTTGCCTAGTGTGACCTGTGGTACAGTTGAAGCTCGGAGCATTGTAGAGCCAGTGAGGAATATTATAAAGAAG AGAAATGGGGAAATTCAATTTTTCGAGGCAGAATGTGTCAAGATTGATGCTGCAAAAAACAAGGTTTTCTGCAAGTCTCATTTTGAGAACAACGTGATTGGTGCTGAAGATTTTTCCCTGGAATACGACTACTTGGTGGTAGCGATAGGAGCCCAAGTAAACACTTTTAACACCCCTGGTGTCATGGAGAACTGCCATTTTCTGAAG GAATTGGAGGATGCACAGAAGCTCCGCAGAAGTGTGATTGATTGTTTTGAAAAGGCTTCCATCCCTGGCCTGACTGAAGAAGAGCGAAGAACTAACCTTCATTTTGTAGTTGTTGGAGGAGGTCCCACTGGAGTGGAGTTTGCCGCCGAGCTGCATGACTTTATCCAGGAAGATTTAGTCAATGTCTATCCTATGGTTAAAGATCTAGTGAAAATAACCTTGATCCAGTCTGGAGATCATATTTTAAACAT GTTTGATGAGAGAATTAGTACATTTGCTGAGAAGAAGTTTCAAAGAGATTGTATTGAAGTTCAGACAGGATGTAGAGTTCTCAATGTTTCTGATAAAGAAATTACCATGAAGGTCAAATCCAAGGGTGAGATTACATCTATACCACATGGACTGGTAGTATGGTCTACTGGTATCAGCACTCGCCCAGTTGTGAAGGACTTCATGGAGCAAATTGGGCAG GCTAACAGACGTGTTCTTGCAACTAATGAATGGCTGCGAGTAAAGGAATGTGAAAATGTATATGCACTTGGTGATTGCGCCACAATAGATCAGCGTAAGATCATG GAGGATATTGCATCCATATTTAAAGCTGCAGACAAAGACAATTCTGGTACCTTGACTGTTCAAGAATTCCAAGATGTGGTAGATGATATCCTTGTAAGGTATCCCCAACTGGAACTCTATTTGAAGAACAAGCATCTGAGAGATGTGAAAGATTTGATGAAAGATCCCGAGGGAAAAGACATAAAAGAAGTTGATATTGAAGGTTTTAAACTAGCCCTTGCTCAAGTGGATTCACAGGCCAAAAGTCTGCCTGCAACTGCACAG gttgcTGCTCAACAAGGTGCTTATCTTTCTAGGTGTTTCAATCGTAGAGAACACTGCAAAGATAATCCTGAAGGTCCTCGGCGTTTTGTAGGTTCTGGGCGTCATGCATTCGTTCCATTTCG GTACAAGCATCTTGGGCAGTTTGCTCCTTTGGGAGGAGAGCAGGCTGCCGCCGAACTGCCTGGAGACTGGGTTTCCATTGGTCGCAGCACACAGTGGCTCTGGTATTCTGTATATGCCAG CAAACAAGTGAGCTGGCGAACAAGAGTGCTGTTGGTATCTGATTGGACTCGGAGATTTGTTTTTGGAAGAGATTCAAGCCGTATTTGA
- the LOC133669038 gene encoding external alternative NAD(P)H-ubiquinone oxidoreductase B4, mitochondrial-like yields MRGYYTFFERALRACNDHSTVSKLLVISSVSGGGLLAFSDANAFQSYAEGDGKKKKVVVLGTGWAGVSFLKNLKSSSYDVHIVSPRNYFAFTPLLPSVTNGTVEGRSIVEPIRNIARKKPFGVGFKEAECYKIDPVQKKIYCRSTDQGKTLGANEEFTMDYDVLIVAMGAKSNTFNTPGVEEHAHFLKEIEDAQNIRRSIIDCYERASLPSISEEERKRIMHFVVVGGGPSGVEYAAELHDFAHDDLAKLYPSIKDYLRITLLEAGDHILNMFDSRITKFATEKFERDGIDVKTGSMVIKVSDKHISTKEIKTGQTVSIPYGMVLWSTGIATRPVIMDFMKQIGQGNRRVLATDEWLRVEGCDGVYALGDCATINQRKVMEDIAVIFSKAEKNNSGTLDLKDFKDVVDHISERYPQVQIYIEKKKLKTFDALLKSAQGNDNKLIDIETFKNALHEVDSQMKNLPATAQVAAQQGEYLASCFNRMEQCEKYPEGPMRFRGTGCHRFRPFRYKIDVLPSSIFHEIYRAI; encoded by the exons ATGAGAGGGTACTATACATTCTTTGAGAGAGCTCTTCGAGCTTGTAATGATCACTCTACAGTGTCTAAGCTTCTTGTCATCTCCTCTGTCAG CGGTGGAGGTCTACTGGCATTTTCTGATGCCAACGCATTCCAAAGTTATGCTGAAGGAGATGGCAAGAAAAAGAAGGTGGTGGTACTTGGAACTGGCTGGGCTGGCGTCAGTTTCTTGAAAAACTTGAAGAGTTCTTCATATGATGTTCATATAGTTTCACCGCGTAACTATTTTGCGTTTACTCCATTGTTACCAAGTGTTACAAATGGAACAGTCGAAGGACGCAGCATTGTTGAACCAATTCGCAATATTGCAAGGAAG AAACCATTTGGAGTTGGATTCAAGGAGGCTGAATGTTATAAGATTGATCCAGTACAGAAGAAAATTTATTGCAGAAGTACTGATCAAGGCAAAACTTTAGGAGCGAATGAAGAATTCACAATGGATTATGATGTCTTGATTGTGGCCATGGGAGCTAAATCAAATACTTTCAACACCCCTGGTGTTGAGGAACATGCTCACTTCTTGAAG GAAATTGAAGATGCTCAGAACATCCGTAGGTCAATAATTGATTGTTATGAACGTGCAAGCCTTCCGAGTATAAGCGAAGAAGAGAGGAAGCGCATTATGCATTTTGTAGTTGTCGGTGGTGGCCCATCTGGTGTGGAATATGCTGCAGAGCTTCATGACTTTGCACATGATGATTTAGCTAAACTATATCCTTCAATCAAAGATTACCTGAGAATTACACTTCTTGAGGCAGGCGATCACATTTTGAACAT GTTTGACAGTAGAATTACTAAATTTGCTACTGAGAAGTTCGAAAGAGATGGAATTGATGTAAAGACAGGTTCAATGGTCATAAAAGTTTCTGACAAGCATATCTCTACTAAAGAGATAAAAACTGGCCAGACTGTTTCAATACCTTATGGAATGGTTCTCTGGTCAACCGGCATTGCAACTCGTCCTGTCATTATGGATTTTATGAAGCAAATTGGTCAG GGTAACAGGCGTGTTTTAGCTACTGATGAGTGGCTGAGGGTTGAAGGGTGTGATGGTGTGTATGCTCTTGGTGACTGTGCCACGATAAATCAACGGAAAGTCATG GAAGATATAGCAGTAATATTCAGCAAGGCAGAAAAGAATAACTCTGGTACCTTAGATCTCAAAGATTTTAAAGATGTTGTTGACCACATCAGCGAAAGGTATCCTCAAGTGCAGatttatatagaaaagaaaaaattgaaaaccttTGATGCTTTACTAAAAAGTGCTCAAGGGAATGACAACAAACTGATAGATATTGAAACATTCAAGAATGCTCTACATGAAGTAGATTCTCAAATGAAAAATCTTCCTGCAACAGCTCaa gtTGCAGCACAGCAAGGTGAATACCTTGCAAGCTGTTTTAATCGTATGGAGCAATGTGAAAAGTATCCTGAAGGTCCTATGAGATTTAGGGGAACAGGCTGCCATCGGTTTCGTCCATTTAGGTACAAAATAGACGTTCTTCCTTCCTCTATTTTCCATGAAATATACAGGGCAATTTAA
- the LOC133669173 gene encoding external alternative NAD(P)H-ubiquinone oxidoreductase B4, mitochondrial-like isoform X2, with protein MRGSAFFQRAFRTFQEHPTFFKLLIVSTVSGGGLLTFSDASPFQGLITDSSQNEGKKKKVVVLGTGWAGTSFLKNLKSSSYDVQVVSPNNFFAFTPLLPSVTNGTVEARSIVEPIRNIKPYNVEFKEAECYKIDPVNKKVYCRSNQSSTLDGIEEFTVDYDVLILAMGARVNTFNTPGVEEHAHFLKEVGDAQRLRKSIIDCYERASLPSVSEEEKKRVMHFVVVGGGPTGVEYAAELHDLAFDDMAKLYPSAKDYLKITLLEAGDHILNMFDKRITTFATEKFRRDGIDVKTGSMVVKVSDKDISTKERKTGEIVSVPYGVVLWSTGIATRPVVRDFMNHIDQAKRRVLATDEWLRVEGCEDVYALGDCATINQRKVMEDIAAIFRKADKTNTGTLDLKDFKEVVGHICERYPQVELYLQKNKLKSFDALLKNAQGDDKKQIDIEIFKKALSEVDSQMKSLPPTAQVAAQQGEYLAKCFNRKELCEKNPEGPLRFRASGRHQFHPFRYRHFGQFAPLGGEQTAAQLPGDWVSIGHSAQWLWYSVYASKLVSWRTRMLVISDWSRKFIFGRDSSKI; from the exons ATGAGAGGGTCTGCATTCTTCCAGAGAGCCTTTAGAACTTTTCAAGAGCACCCTACTTTCTTTAAGCTGCTTATTGTCTCCACCGTCAG TGGTGGAGGTCTGTTAACGTTTTCTGATGCCAGTCCATTCCAAGGATTGATCACAGACTCATCTCAGAAtgaaggcaagaaaaaaaaggtggtaGTTCTAGGAACTGGTTGGGCGGGCACAAGTTTTTTGAAAAACCTGAAGAGCTCTTCCTATGATGTTCAAGTCGTTTCTCCGAATAACTTCTTCGCGTTCACTCCTTTGTTACCGAGTGTAACTAATGGAACGGTGGAAGCTCGCAGCATAGTAGAGCCAATTCGCAATATT AAACCTTACAATGTTGAGTTCAAGGAAGCTGAATGTTATAAGATTGATCCAGTAAATAAGAAAGTTTATTGTCGTTCTAACCAATCCTCAACTTTGGATGGAATTGAAGAATTCACAGTTGATTATGATGTCTTGATATTGGCCATGGGAGCTCGTGTAAATACTTTCAACACCCCCGGTGTCGAGGAGCATGCTCATTTCCTGAAG GAAGTTGGAGACGCGCAGAGGCTTCGTAAGTCAATAATTGACTGTTACGAGCGTGCAAGCCTTCCGAGTGTAAGCGAAGAAGAGAAGAAGCGGGTGATGCATTTTGTAGTTGTTGGAGGTGGTCCAACAGGTGTGGAGTATGCTGCAGAGCTACACGACTTGGCATTTGATGATATGGCAAAGCTATATCCCTCCGCTAAAGACTACCTGAAAATAACCCTTCTTGAGGCTGGTGATCACATTTTGAACAT GTTTGACAAACGAATTACTACATTTGCTACCGAGAAATTCCGAAGAGATGGCATTGATGTAAAGACAGGATCAATGGTTGTAAAAGTGTCTGATAAGGATATTTCtactaaggagagaaaaaccgGTGAAATTGTTTCTGTACCATACGGAGTGGTCCTCTGGTCAACCGGCATTGCTACTCGTCCTGTTGTCAGGGATTTCATGAACCACATTGATCAG GCCAAAAGGCGTGTTCTGGCAACCGATGAATGGCTGAGGGTTGAAGGCTGCGAAGATGTATATGCTCTAGGTGACTGTGCGACTATAAATCAACGCAAAGTCATG GAAGATATAGCAGCAATATTCAGGAAGGCAGACAAGACCAACACTGGTACTCTAGATCTTAAAGACTTCAAAGAAGTTGTTGGCCACATCTGTGAGAGATACCCTCAAGTTGAGCTTTACTTGCAAAAGAACAAACTGAAAAGCTTTGATGCTTTACTGAAGAATGCTCAAGGAGATGACAAGAAACAAATAGATATCGAAATATTTAAGAAGGCTCTATCCGAAGTTGATTCTCAAATGAAAAGTCTCCCGCCAACTGCTCAG gtgGCTGCACAACAAGGAGAATACCTTGCAAAATGTTTCAACAGAAAGGAGCTTTGTGAAAAGAATCCTGAGGGTCCTCTGAGGTTCAGGGCTTCAGGCCGACACCAGTTTCATCCCTTCAG GTACAGGCACTTTGGACAATTTGCTCCATTGGGTGGAGAGCAGACTGCAGCTCAACTTCCAGGAGATTGGGTTTCGATCGGACATAGCGCTCAGTGGCTCTGGTACTCAGTTTATGCAAG CAAGCTAGTTAGCTGGCGTACAAGAATGTTGGTGATATCTGACTGGTCGAGAAAGTTTATATTTGGAAGGGACTCCAGCAAAATCTGA
- the LOC133669173 gene encoding external alternative NAD(P)H-ubiquinone oxidoreductase B4, mitochondrial-like isoform X1 has product MRGSAFFQRAFRTFQEHPTFFKLLIVSTVSGGGLLTFSDASPFQGLITDSSQNEGKKKKVVVLGTGWAGTSFLKNLKSSSYDVQVVSPNNFFAFTPLLPSVTNGTVEARSIVEPIRNIVKKKPYNVEFKEAECYKIDPVNKKVYCRSNQSSTLDGIEEFTVDYDVLILAMGARVNTFNTPGVEEHAHFLKEVGDAQRLRKSIIDCYERASLPSVSEEEKKRVMHFVVVGGGPTGVEYAAELHDLAFDDMAKLYPSAKDYLKITLLEAGDHILNMFDKRITTFATEKFRRDGIDVKTGSMVVKVSDKDISTKERKTGEIVSVPYGVVLWSTGIATRPVVRDFMNHIDQAKRRVLATDEWLRVEGCEDVYALGDCATINQRKVMEDIAAIFRKADKTNTGTLDLKDFKEVVGHICERYPQVELYLQKNKLKSFDALLKNAQGDDKKQIDIEIFKKALSEVDSQMKSLPPTAQVAAQQGEYLAKCFNRKELCEKNPEGPLRFRASGRHQFHPFRYRHFGQFAPLGGEQTAAQLPGDWVSIGHSAQWLWYSVYASKLVSWRTRMLVISDWSRKFIFGRDSSKI; this is encoded by the exons ATGAGAGGGTCTGCATTCTTCCAGAGAGCCTTTAGAACTTTTCAAGAGCACCCTACTTTCTTTAAGCTGCTTATTGTCTCCACCGTCAG TGGTGGAGGTCTGTTAACGTTTTCTGATGCCAGTCCATTCCAAGGATTGATCACAGACTCATCTCAGAAtgaaggcaagaaaaaaaaggtggtaGTTCTAGGAACTGGTTGGGCGGGCACAAGTTTTTTGAAAAACCTGAAGAGCTCTTCCTATGATGTTCAAGTCGTTTCTCCGAATAACTTCTTCGCGTTCACTCCTTTGTTACCGAGTGTAACTAATGGAACGGTGGAAGCTCGCAGCATAGTAGAGCCAATTCGCAATATTGTGAAAAAG AAACCTTACAATGTTGAGTTCAAGGAAGCTGAATGTTATAAGATTGATCCAGTAAATAAGAAAGTTTATTGTCGTTCTAACCAATCCTCAACTTTGGATGGAATTGAAGAATTCACAGTTGATTATGATGTCTTGATATTGGCCATGGGAGCTCGTGTAAATACTTTCAACACCCCCGGTGTCGAGGAGCATGCTCATTTCCTGAAG GAAGTTGGAGACGCGCAGAGGCTTCGTAAGTCAATAATTGACTGTTACGAGCGTGCAAGCCTTCCGAGTGTAAGCGAAGAAGAGAAGAAGCGGGTGATGCATTTTGTAGTTGTTGGAGGTGGTCCAACAGGTGTGGAGTATGCTGCAGAGCTACACGACTTGGCATTTGATGATATGGCAAAGCTATATCCCTCCGCTAAAGACTACCTGAAAATAACCCTTCTTGAGGCTGGTGATCACATTTTGAACAT GTTTGACAAACGAATTACTACATTTGCTACCGAGAAATTCCGAAGAGATGGCATTGATGTAAAGACAGGATCAATGGTTGTAAAAGTGTCTGATAAGGATATTTCtactaaggagagaaaaaccgGTGAAATTGTTTCTGTACCATACGGAGTGGTCCTCTGGTCAACCGGCATTGCTACTCGTCCTGTTGTCAGGGATTTCATGAACCACATTGATCAG GCCAAAAGGCGTGTTCTGGCAACCGATGAATGGCTGAGGGTTGAAGGCTGCGAAGATGTATATGCTCTAGGTGACTGTGCGACTATAAATCAACGCAAAGTCATG GAAGATATAGCAGCAATATTCAGGAAGGCAGACAAGACCAACACTGGTACTCTAGATCTTAAAGACTTCAAAGAAGTTGTTGGCCACATCTGTGAGAGATACCCTCAAGTTGAGCTTTACTTGCAAAAGAACAAACTGAAAAGCTTTGATGCTTTACTGAAGAATGCTCAAGGAGATGACAAGAAACAAATAGATATCGAAATATTTAAGAAGGCTCTATCCGAAGTTGATTCTCAAATGAAAAGTCTCCCGCCAACTGCTCAG gtgGCTGCACAACAAGGAGAATACCTTGCAAAATGTTTCAACAGAAAGGAGCTTTGTGAAAAGAATCCTGAGGGTCCTCTGAGGTTCAGGGCTTCAGGCCGACACCAGTTTCATCCCTTCAG GTACAGGCACTTTGGACAATTTGCTCCATTGGGTGGAGAGCAGACTGCAGCTCAACTTCCAGGAGATTGGGTTTCGATCGGACATAGCGCTCAGTGGCTCTGGTACTCAGTTTATGCAAG CAAGCTAGTTAGCTGGCGTACAAGAATGTTGGTGATATCTGACTGGTCGAGAAAGTTTATATTTGGAAGGGACTCCAGCAAAATCTGA
- the LOC133669039 gene encoding uncharacterized protein LOC133669039, whose translation MSSILQYPDVVDAPEVQIWNNAAFDNGESEDSLNLKSSWWNQSLESDASKENLSPVCEKSSPVYVNSSKPIKPLQSNANPFNSQGSNSMKVGLSKMVEKNEEIKNHDEKKIDIEIEEIEKEIKRLSSRLQVLRLEKAERNLSKTVEKRGRVVAAKFMEQKQSVKIEEPLVSSAKSKINRRGVSLGPSEIFSGSKSRLLFGKQEMKTPVSTQNRRKSCFWKLEEIDELKATKERGKSLSVSPRSRKNVSKIQVPKQAVTTVGSRRSVKKEDGVIASIQPKNLFKDGERSVPNKKPLKPGRVVASRYNQIGTNQSNGNLTASEARKRSLPDNEKEDVNKRRASRGNGVSQRTESGRVKKKWEIPSEVVVYKDDAEEESPQAVSVVTDMLPNIKTVRSVAETPRDSGPAKRVADLVGRKSYLFPVEETAAGDSVCQALSFAEEEDGENE comes from the coding sequence ATGAGTAGTATTCTTCAATACCCGGATGTGGTAGATGCTCCTGAAGTTCAGATATGGAACAATGCAGCGTTTGATAATGGAGAATCAGAGGATTCTTTGAATCTTAAGTCTTCTTGGTGGAATCAAAGTCTTGAATCCGATGCAAGCAAAGAGAATCTTAGCCCAGTTTGTGAAAAATCTTCTCCTGTTTATGTCAATTCTTCAAAACCCATCAAGCCACTTCAATCTAATGCCAATCCTTTTAACTCACAAGGGAGTAATTCAATGAAGGTTGGGCTGTCGAAGATGGTGGAGAAAAATGAGGAGATCAAGAATCATGATGAGAAAAAGATTGATATAGAGATTGAAGAGATCGAGAAGGAGATTAAGCGTTTATCTTCAAGACTTCAAGTGCTTAGGCTGGAAAAGGCAGAGAGGAATTTATCAAAGACTGTTGAAAAGAGAGGGAGGGTTGTGGCTGCAAAATTTATGGAGCAGAAACAGAGTGTCAAGATTGAAGAGCCATTGGTTTCAAGTGCTAAATCGAAGATTAATAGAAGAGGGGTCAGTTTAGGGCCAAGTGAGATTTTCtctggatccaaatcaaggttATTGTTTGGAAAACAAGAGATGAAAACTCCTGTTTCGACGCAGAATCGGCGGAAATCGTGTTTTTGGAAGCTTGAagagattgatgagttgaaggcAACTAAAGAGAGGGGAAAAAGTTTGAGTGTTAGTCCGAGATCACGAAAAAATGTGTCCAAAATCCAAGTTCCTAAACAGGCTGTTACTACTGTGGGGTCTAGAAGGTCAGTGAAGAAAGAAGATGGGGTTATTGCTTCAATTCAGCCAAAGAATCTATTCAAAGACGGGGAAAGATCTGTGCCTAATAAGAAACCCTTGAAGCCCGGACGGGTGGTGGCTAGCAGGTATAATCAGATTGGAACAAATCAGTCTAACGGGAATCTAACTGCTAGCGAGGCTCGGAAGAGGTCTTTGCCGGATAATGAGAAGGAAGATGTTAATAAGAGGCGGGCTTCGCGTGGTAATGGGGTGAGTCAGAGAACGGAGAGTGGTAGAGTGAAGAAGAAGTGGGAGATTCCAAGTGAAGTAGTGGTATACAAGGATGATGCTGAGGAGGAATCTCCGCAGGCAGTTTCTGTAGTGACCGATATGTTGCCGAATATTAAGACTGTCAGAAGTGTTGCTGAGACTCCAAGGGACTCAGGGCCGGCAAAACGAGTGGCTGATTTGGTTGGGAGGAAATCATACTTATTCCCCGTCGAGGAGACTGCAGCAGGGGACTCTGTTTGCCAGGCTCTTAGTTTTGCAGAAGAGGAGGATGGTGAGAACGAGTAA